A DNA window from Rossellomorea marisflavi contains the following coding sequences:
- the parE gene encoding DNA topoisomerase IV subunit B: MASQKKTMDYNDDAIQVLEGLEAVRKRPGMYIGSTDTRGLHHLVYEIVDNSVDEALAGFGNEIIVTIHKDNSISVQDKGRGMPTGMHRSGKPTPEVILTVLHAGGKFGQGGYKTSGGLHGVGASVVNALSEWLTVTIERDGTKYQQKFINGGKPETTLEKIGTTKKTGTKIHFKPDPTIFSTTTYNYDTLCERLRESAFLLKGFKIEIIDERHDQKDVFHYESGIQAFVEYLNEEKDNLHKVAFFEGENHTIEVEFAFQFNDGFSENILSFVNNVRTKDGGTHEAGAKTAMTRVFNEYARKAGILKDRDKNLEGTDIREGLSSIVSVRIPEELLQFEGQTKGKLGTSEARSAVDAVVSEHLLYFLEENPDTSSLLIKKSIKAAQAREAARKAREEARNGKKRKRSETVLSGKLTPAQSRNPERNELYLVEGDSAGGSAKQGRDRKFQAILPLRGKVINTEKAKLADIFKNEEINTIIHAIGGGVGPEFNVDDINYDKIVIMTDADTDGAHIQVLLLTFFYRYMKPLVEAGKVYIALPPLYKVSKGVGKKEKIEYAWTDEELKGAVSKIGKGYMIQRYKGLGEMNADQLWETTMDPETRALIRVKIDDAARAERRVTTLMGDKVEPRRKWIESNVAFGLEEEGSILENENIMVAEEGQ, from the coding sequence GTGGCCAGTCAGAAAAAGACCATGGATTACAATGATGATGCCATTCAAGTATTAGAAGGCCTTGAAGCCGTAAGGAAACGGCCGGGGATGTACATCGGTTCGACTGATACAAGGGGACTTCATCATCTGGTATATGAAATCGTGGATAATTCGGTGGATGAGGCGTTGGCCGGTTTCGGAAACGAGATCATCGTCACCATACATAAAGATAATAGTATCTCCGTTCAAGATAAAGGGCGCGGGATGCCTACTGGAATGCACCGTTCTGGTAAACCGACTCCGGAGGTCATCCTGACGGTCCTTCACGCCGGAGGGAAATTCGGACAGGGCGGTTACAAGACGAGCGGAGGCCTTCATGGAGTCGGTGCATCCGTCGTCAATGCCCTATCAGAGTGGCTGACCGTCACCATTGAAAGGGATGGAACAAAGTATCAGCAGAAGTTTATCAACGGGGGGAAGCCTGAGACGACGCTTGAGAAGATCGGGACGACAAAAAAGACCGGAACAAAGATCCACTTCAAGCCCGATCCGACCATCTTCAGCACAACCACCTATAATTATGACACTCTTTGTGAGCGCCTCAGGGAATCAGCCTTCCTGCTTAAAGGGTTTAAAATCGAAATTATTGATGAACGACATGATCAAAAGGATGTATTCCATTATGAAAGCGGAATACAGGCGTTTGTGGAGTACTTGAATGAGGAGAAGGACAACCTTCATAAAGTCGCCTTTTTCGAAGGGGAGAACCATACAATCGAAGTTGAGTTCGCCTTCCAATTCAACGATGGCTTCTCAGAAAACATCCTCTCCTTCGTCAACAATGTCCGCACCAAGGACGGAGGAACACACGAAGCTGGAGCCAAAACGGCCATGACAAGGGTGTTCAATGAATACGCACGGAAAGCAGGCATCCTGAAAGACCGCGACAAAAATCTTGAAGGAACCGATATCCGGGAAGGACTTTCAAGCATCGTTTCCGTCCGTATACCGGAAGAACTCCTCCAGTTCGAAGGTCAGACGAAAGGGAAGCTAGGGACAAGTGAAGCACGTTCTGCAGTCGATGCCGTTGTGTCCGAGCATTTGCTCTATTTTCTAGAGGAGAATCCCGACACAAGCTCATTGCTGATCAAAAAATCCATCAAAGCCGCACAGGCGCGTGAAGCAGCACGAAAAGCAAGGGAAGAAGCAAGGAACGGGAAAAAGCGGAAGAGGTCCGAAACTGTATTATCCGGCAAATTGACGCCTGCACAATCCAGGAATCCTGAGCGGAATGAACTGTATCTAGTGGAGGGTGATTCCGCCGGTGGATCAGCAAAACAAGGTCGAGACAGGAAATTCCAGGCGATCCTTCCTCTAAGGGGAAAGGTAATCAATACGGAAAAAGCCAAGCTTGCCGACATCTTCAAGAACGAAGAAATCAACACGATCATTCATGCCATCGGCGGCGGAGTTGGCCCTGAGTTCAATGTGGATGATATCAACTACGATAAGATCGTGATCATGACGGATGCCGATACAGATGGTGCCCATATCCAAGTCCTCTTACTGACGTTCTTCTATCGCTATATGAAACCCCTTGTAGAAGCAGGAAAGGTGTATATCGCCCTTCCACCCCTCTATAAAGTGAGCAAAGGCGTAGGGAAGAAGGAAAAGATCGAGTATGCATGGACGGATGAAGAGCTGAAGGGCGCCGTCTCCAAAATCGGAAAAGGATATATGATCCAGCGCTACAAAGGACTGGGTGAAATGAATGCCGATCAGCTGTGGGAAACGACGATGGATCCCGAAACAAGGGCTCTCATTCGCGTGAAAATCGATGATGCTGCCAGAGCGGAACGCCGTGTCACCACGCTGATGGGCGATAAGGTCGAGCCACGGCGGAAGTGGATCGAAAGCAACGTTGCCTTCGGTCTTGAAGAAGAAGGAAGCATTCTTGAGAATGAGAACATCATGGTCGCAGAGGAGGGGCAATAA